A genomic segment from Cervus elaphus chromosome 14, mCerEla1.1, whole genome shotgun sequence encodes:
- the BTG2 gene encoding protein BTG2, giving the protein MLPEIAAAVGFLSSFLRTRGCVNEQRLQVFRGALQAALTEHYKHHWFPEKPSKGSGYRCIRINHKMDPIISKVASQIGLSQPQLHQLLPSELTLWVDPYEVSYRIGEDGSICVLYQEAPVATSYGLLTCKNQMILGRSSPSKNYIMAVSS; this is encoded by the exons ATGCTCCCGGAGATCGCCGCCGCCGTGGGCTTCCTCTCCAGCTTTCTGAGGACTCGGGGCTGCGTGAACGAGCAGCGACTGCAGGTGTTCCGCGGGGCTCTCCAGGCGGCGCTGACGG AGCACTACAAACACCATTGGTTTCCTGAAAAACCATCAAAGGGCTCTGGCTACCGCTGCATCCGCATCAACCACAAGATGGACCCCATCATCAGTAAAGTGGCTAGCCAGATTGGACTCAGCCAGCCTCAGCTGCACCAATTGCTGCCCAGTGAGCTGACCTTGTGGGTGGACCCCTACGAGGTGTCCTACCGAATTGGGGAGGATGGCTCCATCTGCGTCCTGTACCAGGAGGCTCCAGTGGCCACATCCTATGGGCTTCTCACCTGCAAGAACCAAATGATACTGGGCAGGAGCAGTCCTTCAAAGAACTACATCATGGCAGTCTCCAGTTAG